A window of the Leptolyngbya iicbica LK genome harbors these coding sequences:
- a CDS encoding RluA family pseudouridine synthase yields the protein MGLLHPVTDFVAGDRPLSPSPPDYWYEGRCPQTRQRLQLPRTAEAEAIARGLMSTLPAAIGELSEGKMIGVLLVATPAGERGVLKAFSGLLQGRATVAGWVPPIPGRDQVSLLELQTLRQLEQLKQAIIALQQLPERAKLAAQSQAFVAQLQALAQQHRQQKRDRDRRREQYAQTLIGDELAQTEAELVRQSQRDGGEKRRLKRQRDAVLAPLRSAIAQADAQIRELKHQRKGLSRQLQTQMHAAYSLTNFAGETTALEALWPTGLPTGTGDCAAPKLLHYAATHGLKPLALAEFWWGPAAGDKHPGQFYGACAERCQPIMGFLLSGLAPIATPPSVPDEPLPILFEDASLLVIDKPSGLLSVPGRTQALQDSVMSRLRCQRSDINYLAAVHRLDKGTSGILVLAKTEAAHRHLHQQFAHRQVQKAYEAILSAPVALPQGQIDLPLWRNPQDRPKTSVHFQLGKPSLTDYQVLAAGDRPRLHFIPHTGRTHQLRVHAAHPQGLNAPILGDTLYGAPDQTDRLHLHAKALQFQHPVTAERVALTSPVPF from the coding sequence ATGGGGCTGCTGCATCCAGTGACGGACTTTGTGGCGGGCGATCGCCCGCTGTCGCCGAGTCCTCCCGATTACTGGTATGAGGGACGCTGTCCCCAGACTCGACAACGATTGCAATTGCCCCGGACGGCGGAAGCCGAAGCGATTGCTCGGGGCCTGATGTCCACTTTGCCTGCCGCGATCGGTGAACTCTCTGAAGGCAAAATGATCGGGGTGTTGCTGGTGGCTACGCCTGCTGGTGAACGTGGTGTGCTCAAAGCTTTTTCGGGTTTATTGCAGGGGCGAGCTACGGTGGCAGGTTGGGTACCGCCCATTCCGGGACGCGATCAAGTCTCTCTGTTGGAACTGCAAACGCTGCGGCAGCTAGAGCAGCTGAAGCAAGCGATTATCGCCCTGCAGCAACTGCCCGAACGCGCTAAGTTGGCGGCCCAGTCCCAAGCCTTTGTCGCCCAGTTGCAGGCTTTAGCCCAACAGCATCGCCAGCAAAAGCGAGACCGTGATCGCCGCCGTGAGCAGTATGCCCAGACCTTGATCGGGGATGAGTTGGCCCAGACCGAAGCGGAACTGGTGCGCCAAAGCCAACGCGACGGTGGTGAAAAGCGGCGACTGAAACGCCAACGCGATGCGGTCTTAGCGCCCTTACGGAGTGCGATCGCCCAAGCGGATGCTCAAATTCGCGAGTTAAAGCACCAGCGCAAAGGGCTTTCGCGGCAACTCCAAACCCAAATGCACGCCGCCTATTCCCTCACTAATTTTGCTGGTGAAACAACTGCCCTCGAAGCGCTCTGGCCGACCGGGCTGCCGACCGGCACGGGTGACTGCGCCGCTCCGAAACTGTTGCACTACGCTGCGACCCACGGCCTGAAGCCGCTGGCCCTGGCCGAATTTTGGTGGGGGCCAGCGGCAGGCGATAAGCATCCCGGTCAGTTTTACGGCGCTTGTGCTGAGCGCTGTCAACCCATCATGGGCTTTTTGCTCTCTGGGCTAGCGCCGATCGCCACCCCGCCGTCGGTGCCCGATGAGCCGCTGCCAATTTTGTTCGAAGATGCATCGCTGCTGGTGATTGATAAACCCAGTGGTTTGCTCTCCGTTCCCGGGCGGACCCAGGCATTGCAAGACAGTGTGATGAGTCGGCTCCGCTGCCAGCGATCGGATATCAACTATTTGGCCGCCGTGCATCGCCTTGATAAAGGCACTTCGGGCATCTTGGTGCTCGCCAAAACTGAGGCCGCCCATCGACATCTGCACCAGCAATTTGCTCATCGTCAGGTGCAAAAAGCGTATGAAGCGATTCTGAGCGCCCCTGTGGCGCTGCCCCAAGGGCAAATTGATCTGCCCCTGTGGCGTAATCCCCAAGATCGTCCCAAGACGAGCGTGCATTTCCAGCTGGGAAAACCGAGTCTGACTGACTATCAGGTGTTAGCTGCGGGCGATCGCCCCCGACTCCATTTCATTCCCCACACGGGCCGCACCCATCAGCTGCGAG